The following are encoded together in the Campylobacter devanensis genome:
- a CDS encoding ABC transporter permease produces MVKYLLFKYLRFDKSQPFITLSAILAFLGVSVGLMVLIIAMAIMNGFDKEFERKLFTMNYPITIISYMKGSIDDSDVIRLKEQFKELKFSPYISTQAIVKYGNKLEGGLLFGVNFDDEKQINSVINEALKDTTPNGFEIVLGKGIADDFALSLNEKVTMLFMQLSAGGLVSMPTMKRFNYVANFSSGLIAYDKAYSYTDVNALAKILGYESGRYDGIHIYSDDPKSDIVKLNQNLSPGQRAIGWWEQNGNFFSALELEKRALFIVLMLIILVASLNIISSLLMTVMNRRQEIALLLALGASKSEIKKSFFVQGVVIGGSGIIFGLILGLFGVWLLGSFDIVNLPADVYGSSKLPMELALSDLAMILIGAIVIVLLSSYYPAKKASNVDILTTLRNE; encoded by the coding sequence GTGGTTAAGTATCTGCTATTTAAATATCTACGATTTGATAAGTCTCAGCCATTTATCACACTATCGGCGATTTTAGCTTTTTTGGGGGTTAGTGTTGGGCTTATGGTGCTTATAATTGCTATGGCTATAATGAATGGTTTTGATAAAGAATTTGAGCGTAAGCTATTTACTATGAACTATCCAATCACGATTATAAGCTATATGAAAGGCTCTATCGATGATAGCGATGTAATCAGGCTTAAAGAGCAGTTTAAAGAGCTTAAATTTAGCCCATATATCTCTACACAAGCTATTGTAAAATATGGCAACAAGCTAGAGGGTGGATTGCTGTTTGGTGTGAATTTTGATGATGAAAAGCAGATAAACTCTGTAATTAATGAAGCCTTAAAAGATACCACGCCAAATGGCTTTGAGATAGTTTTAGGCAAGGGGATTGCTGATGATTTTGCCCTTTCGCTTAATGAGAAGGTTACTATGCTATTTATGCAGCTTAGTGCTGGCGGGTTAGTATCTATGCCAACGATGAAAAGATTTAATTATGTAGCTAATTTTAGCTCCGGATTAATCGCATATGATAAGGCTTATTCTTATACAGATGTTAATGCTTTGGCTAAAATTTTAGGCTATGAAAGTGGTAGATATGATGGAATTCATATCTACTCAGATGATCCAAAGAGTGATATTGTCAAATTAAATCAAAATCTATCCCCAGGTCAAAGAGCCATTGGATGGTGGGAACAAAATGGTAATTTTTTTAGTGCTTTGGAGTTGGAAAAAAGGGCGCTTTTTATTGTTTTAATGCTTATTATTTTGGTAGCTAGTTTAAATATTATTAGCTCACTTCTTATGACCGTGATGAATCGTCGTCAAGAGATTGCTCTTTTGCTTGCACTTGGTGCTAGTAAAAGCGAGATTAAAAAAAGCTTTTTTGTTCAAGGTGTTGTAATTGGAGGAAGCGGGATAATTTTTGGTCTTATTTTGGGGCTTTTTGGAGTATGGTTGCTAGGTAGCTTTGATATAGTAAATTTACCTGCTGATGTTTATGGAAGCTCAAAATTACCAATGGAGTTAGCTTTAAGTGATTTAGCAATGATTTTGATTGGTGCGATAGTAATTGTTTTGCTATCATCATATTATCCAGCCAAAAAAGCTAGTAATGTAGATATTTTAACTACCTTAAGAAATGAATAA
- a CDS encoding branched-chain amino acid ABC transporter permease, producing MDITLFLQQMVNGFSLGSMYALIAIGYTMVYGVLRLINFAHGDIMMVGAYVALFCMTSMALPFGFALLFAVVVSALLGVCTDKIAYKPLRSAPRISLLITAIGISFLLENVFQVVFGGTPRSFNVPEFFEQVVSIGAITLPVSAIFVPVITIFLLMIVLYVLYKTKYGIAIRALAFDISTVNLMGIDANLIISIVFGLGSSLAAIGGVFWAINYPSIDPLMGVLIGLKAFAAAVLGGIGSVGGAVLGGFIIGFTEVVAVALFPDLAGFKDAFAFIFLILVLLFKPTGILGYNFEKSRF from the coding sequence ATGGATATTACTCTATTTTTACAGCAGATGGTAAATGGTTTTAGCCTTGGATCTATGTATGCCTTGATAGCTATTGGCTATACTATGGTTTATGGTGTTTTAAGGCTTATCAACTTTGCTCATGGCGATATTATGATGGTTGGGGCATATGTGGCTTTGTTTTGTATGACTAGTATGGCACTTCCTTTTGGATTTGCTTTACTTTTTGCAGTTGTTGTATCGGCACTTCTTGGTGTTTGTACTGATAAGATTGCTTATAAACCACTTCGTTCAGCTCCTAGAATTTCACTATTAATTACAGCTATTGGTATTAGTTTTTTACTTGAAAATGTGTTTCAAGTAGTATTTGGTGGCACACCTAGATCATTTAATGTACCTGAGTTTTTTGAACAAGTAGTAAGTATTGGTGCGATTACATTGCCAGTTAGTGCTATTTTTGTACCAGTAATTACAATATTTTTATTAATGATAGTGTTGTATGTGCTTTATAAAACAAAATATGGCATAGCAATTAGAGCGCTTGCTTTTGATATTAGTACAGTTAATTTAATGGGAATTGATGCAAATTTAATCATATCTATTGTTTTTGGACTTGGCTCATCTCTTGCTGCCATTGGCGGTGTATTTTGGGCTATTAATTATCCTAGTATCGATCCATTAATGGGCGTATTAATTGGACTTAAGGCTTTTGCCGCTGCGGTGCTTGGCGGTATTGGTAGCGTTGGCGGAGCTGTGCTTGGCGGATTTATTATTGGATTTACAGAGGTTGTTGCTGTGGCACTATTTCCAGATCTTGCAGGGTTTAAAGATGCTTTTGCATTTATCTTTTTGATTTTGGTTTTACTATTTAAACCAACTGGAATTTTGGGATATAATTTTGAAAAGAGTAGGTTTTAG
- a CDS encoding branched-chain amino acid ABC transporter permease, producing the protein MASRFKFWLAVILAIGFLFFCDAYLGEYSLGIVNNIAIFITLAISYNLINGVTGQFSLEPNGFVAVGAYVAAILLLNADSKLYQFDAAEPSNIILAIYTSNFILAMFVSGVCATLLALLLAMPVFRVRGDYLAIVTLGFGFIIQLLAVNFPAFTNGSIGLNEVMRVDSNGDLSRFTNIFYSGGLAIFATVVILNLVYSKFGRAMKAVRDDEDAAMAMGINTFATKTTAFCVSAFFEGMGGALLVGLLGSVSPDQFTFMFTFLLLIIIVLGGLGSTTGAIIGTVLVIGGSEWLRFLDEPMNIFGYQTEAYPGLRMVVFSLVLIFVMLFARKGIMGQMELGDLFRGRHK; encoded by the coding sequence ATGGCAAGTAGATTTAAATTTTGGTTAGCTGTTATTTTAGCAATTGGGTTTTTATTTTTCTGTGATGCGTATCTAGGCGAGTATAGTTTAGGAATTGTAAATAATATTGCTATATTTATTACTCTTGCTATTAGCTATAATCTTATAAATGGAGTTACTGGACAATTTAGTCTTGAGCCAAATGGATTTGTGGCTGTTGGGGCTTATGTGGCGGCTATTTTGCTTCTTAATGCTGATTCTAAGCTATATCAATTTGATGCAGCTGAGCCATCAAATATTATCTTAGCTATTTATACTAGTAATTTTATTTTAGCAATGTTTGTCAGTGGTGTTTGTGCTACACTTTTAGCTTTATTGCTTGCTATGCCTGTATTTAGAGTTAGGGGTGATTATTTGGCTATTGTTACTTTGGGGTTTGGTTTTATAATTCAACTTTTAGCTGTAAATTTTCCTGCCTTTACAAATGGCTCAATTGGCTTAAATGAGGTTATGAGAGTCGATAGTAATGGAGATTTAAGTCGCTTTACAAATATTTTTTATAGTGGTGGACTAGCTATTTTTGCTACTGTTGTAATTTTAAATTTAGTATATTCTAAATTTGGCCGAGCTATGAAGGCCGTAAGAGATGATGAAGACGCAGCTATGGCTATGGGGATTAATACCTTTGCTACTAAGACTACAGCGTTTTGTGTAAGTGCATTTTTTGAAGGTATGGGTGGAGCTTTACTAGTTGGATTATTAGGTAGTGTTAGTCCTGATCAATTTACATTTATGTTTACATTCTTACTGCTTATTATCATAGTGCTTGGTGGACTTGGTAGTACTACTGGAGCTATTATTGGTACAGTGTTAGTAATTGGTGGTAGCGAGTGGCTAAGATTTTTAGATGAGCCTATGAATATCTTTGGCTATCAAACCGAGGCTTACCCAGGGCTTAGAATGGTTGTATTCTCATTAGTATTAATCTTTGTAATGCTGTTTGCTAGAAAGGGTATTATGGGGCAGATGGAGCTAGGGGATCTATTTAGAGGTAGACACAAATGA
- a CDS encoding ABC transporter ATP-binding protein, with translation MILKLSKICKNFGGVEAIKETSFGVKSGEIFGLIGPNGAGKTTMFNIITGAYEPSSGEIKFDGKRLNGIKPNKIVNLGIARTFQNIRLFGSLTVLENVLIGLNSSTKYSFLEACLHLGRFAKSERIAKERAMGILERLGIARYANEFAKNLSYGTQRKVEIARALATNPKLLLLDEPAAGMNPSETDELANLIFDLRATDGLSILLIEHDMKFVNHLCDRVLVLDYGRVIFTGSPADAVKHEDVISAYLGDFIQ, from the coding sequence ATGATATTAAAACTAAGTAAAATTTGTAAAAATTTTGGTGGTGTAGAGGCTATCAAAGAGACTAGCTTTGGTGTAAAAAGTGGAGAGATTTTTGGGCTTATTGGGCCTAATGGGGCTGGAAAAACTACTATGTTTAATATAATTACTGGAGCCTATGAGCCAAGCAGTGGTGAGATCAAATTTGATGGCAAAAGATTAAATGGAATTAAGCCAAATAAAATTGTAAATTTAGGTATTGCTAGAACATTTCAAAATATTCGTCTTTTTGGTTCTCTTACTGTCTTAGAAAATGTATTAATCGGCTTAAATAGCTCAACAAAATATAGTTTTTTAGAAGCTTGTTTGCATCTTGGTAGATTTGCTAAATCTGAAAGAATAGCCAAAGAGCGCGCTATGGGAATTTTAGAGCGTTTAGGTATTGCTAGATATGCTAATGAATTTGCTAAAAACTTAAGTTACGGAACGCAGCGCAAAGTAGAGATAGCAAGAGCGTTAGCAACTAATCCAAAACTACTTTTACTAGATGAACCAGCAGCTGGTATGAATCCTAGCGAGACTGATGAGTTAGCAAATTTAATATTTGATCTTAGGGCTACTGATGGATTATCTATTTTATTAATTGAGCATGATATGAAATTTGTAAATCATCTTTGCGATAGGGTTTTAGTGCTTGATTATGGTAGGGTGATTTTTACTGGCTCGCCAGCTGATGCGGTAAAACACGAAGATGTTATAAGTGCTTATTTAGGGGATTTTATACAATGA
- a CDS encoding ABC transporter ATP-binding protein has protein sequence MIDVGNLHVYYGMIEAVKGISFSVQTGQIVSLIGSNGAGKSSTLNALINSVKRSGQINFLGYDTSRHKIHTLVRQGIALVPEGRRVFINLTVEENLKMGAFNNDENYEHLKETMYDLFPRLKQKRDQLAGTLSGGEAQMLAISRALMSEPKLLMLDEPSLGLAPKIVGEVFDIIERLKEEGITILLVEQNAFLALKTSDYTYVLENGHIVMEGVSKDMIGNDEIRKRYLGA, from the coding sequence ATGATAGATGTTGGAAATTTGCATGTATATTATGGAATGATTGAGGCTGTAAAGGGGATTAGCTTTTCTGTGCAAACTGGCCAAATAGTAAGCCTTATAGGCTCAAATGGTGCTGGAAAGAGTAGCACCTTAAATGCACTTATAAACTCAGTTAAAAGAAGTGGCCAGATAAATTTCTTAGGATATGATACTAGTAGGCATAAAATTCATACACTTGTAAGGCAAGGAATTGCTTTGGTGCCTGAAGGTAGAAGAGTATTTATAAACTTAACCGTAGAAGAAAATCTTAAAATGGGTGCTTTTAATAATGATGAAAACTATGAGCATTTAAAAGAGACTATGTATGATCTATTTCCAAGGCTTAAGCAAAAGCGTGATCAGCTTGCTGGAACTCTAAGCGGTGGAGAGGCTCAAATGTTAGCTATATCTAGAGCTTTAATGAGTGAGCCAAAGCTTTTAATGCTTGATGAGCCTAGCCTTGGCCTTGCTCCTAAGATTGTAGGCGAGGTTTTTGATATTATTGAGAGGCTTAAAGAAGAGGGTATTACTATATTATTGGTTGAGCAAAATGCATTTTTAGCGCTTAAAACCAGTGATTATACCTATGTATTAGAAAATGGCCATATCGTTATGGAAGGTGTATCAAAAGATATGATAGGCAATGATGAAATTCGCAAAAGATATCTTGGTGCATAA
- a CDS encoding outer membrane beta-barrel protein has translation MTNIVKFGAVVVAATAILSSSAAAQGVFVGVEGALLQSQVKLDDIYPSVLDDPKDTSIELGLKGGYDFDAFRVWGGYSYRTKGSEDYNMKDGADFINGEFNWQTHNILVGADYTPSLTDSFKLALGAYTGLSIVKGEFSGQAEYTTDGLTYVMDNDSTTGTGAIFGLKLGGIYEVVENNEIEFGIKGDYQTTGIEDYDNILNYGVYVGYNYKF, from the coding sequence ATGACAAACATAGTTAAATTTGGTGCTGTAGTTGTAGCAGCTACAGCTATTTTAAGTAGCAGCGCAGCAGCACAAGGCGTATTTGTAGGGGTTGAAGGTGCATTATTGCAAAGTCAAGTCAAACTAGATGATATATACCCATCAGTACTTGATGACCCAAAAGATACTTCGATTGAGCTTGGATTAAAAGGTGGTTATGACTTTGATGCTTTTAGAGTTTGGGGTGGCTACTCATATAGAACTAAAGGCAGCGAAGATTATAATATGAAAGATGGCGCAGATTTTATAAATGGTGAATTTAACTGGCAAACTCACAATATTTTAGTAGGAGCTGATTATACTCCATCATTAACAGATAGCTTTAAATTAGCTCTAGGTGCTTATACCGGTCTCTCAATTGTTAAGGGTGAATTCTCAGGCCAAGCAGAATACACTACAGATGGTCTTACATATGTTATGGATAATGATTCGACAACTGGCACAGGCGCAATATTTGGTCTAAAACTTGGTGGTATCTATGAAGTTGTTGAAAATAATGAGATTGAATTTGGTATAAAAGGCGACTACCAAACAACTGGTATAGAAGATTATGATAACATACTTAACTATGGTGTATATGTAGGGTATAACTACAAATTTTAA
- a CDS encoding apolipoprotein N-acyltransferase: protein MKLALNFLPCKSFKKKLVAYFTLKFIIKGFMISILLSLFIFLDLLNLKYIANLGLLSAIIGLYILLKSDRKIWFWSGFFIGLFWFYWISFSLVYYNFGYLIPIEILGICLIYGFIFLAVSWLESIYIKAIFLLFASYVAPFGFDWLNFELIFVDTLFKPTIYTLALVLISIIIAIKFNIYFGISLLICSLAINYNYKTESKSLPFDISLISTNISQDKIWERSTKDKIVKSNLDMIDQAISDGSRIVVLPESSFPLFLDHSEILLSVLKQKSYQIAIVAGALGANNNKIYNSTYLFDKGEIKRLDKLILVPFGEEIPLPNFIKNLINEIFFDSAVDYSHANSVSDYEIDGIKIRNAICYEATKDELFKDNPKFMIAISNNAWFSPSTQPNLQSKILKLKAYKYKTTIYHSVNGSPSQMITP from the coding sequence ATGAAGTTAGCATTGAATTTTCTGCCATGTAAATCCTTTAAGAAAAAATTAGTTGCCTATTTTACATTAAAATTTATAATAAAAGGCTTTATGATCTCCATTTTGCTATCCCTTTTTATATTTTTGGATCTACTAAATTTAAAATACATAGCAAATTTAGGGCTTTTAAGTGCGATTATAGGTTTATATATCCTTTTAAAAAGCGATAGAAAAATTTGGTTTTGGAGTGGGTTTTTTATCGGATTATTTTGGTTTTATTGGATTAGTTTTAGTTTGGTTTATTATAATTTTGGCTATCTTATACCTATTGAAATTTTGGGAATTTGTTTAATATATGGTTTTATATTTTTAGCTGTTAGTTGGCTAGAGAGTATCTATATCAAGGCTATTTTCTTGCTATTTGCTAGCTATGTGGCACCTTTTGGCTTTGATTGGTTGAATTTTGAATTGATATTTGTCGATACGCTTTTTAAGCCTACTATTTATACTCTTGCTTTGGTGCTTATATCTATAATTATAGCTATTAAATTTAATATATATTTTGGTATCTCATTGCTTATTTGCTCTTTAGCGATTAATTACAACTATAAAACTGAGTCTAAAAGCCTTCCTTTTGATATCTCACTTATTAGCACAAATATTAGTCAAGATAAAATCTGGGAACGCTCTACAAAAGATAAAATTGTAAAAAGCAATCTTGATATGATTGATCAAGCTATAAGCGATGGCTCTAGAATTGTAGTTTTACCTGAGAGTTCATTTCCACTATTTTTAGATCATAGTGAAATTTTACTTAGTGTTTTAAAACAAAAATCATATCAAATCGCCATCGTAGCTGGAGCTCTAGGAGCTAATAATAATAAGATATATAATTCAACCTATCTTTTTGATAAAGGGGAAATAAAAAGACTTGACAAGCTAATATTAGTGCCATTTGGTGAAGAGATACCACTTCCAAATTTTATTAAAAATTTAATAAATGAGATATTCTTTGATTCAGCCGTAGATTATAGTCATGCTAATAGCGTAAGTGATTATGAGATTGATGGAATCAAGATACGAAATGCTATCTGCTATGAAGCTACCAAAGATGAGCTATTTAAGGATAATCCTAAATTTATGATAGCTATTAGCAATAATGCGTGGTTTAGTCCATCTACTCAGCCAAATTTACAATCCAAAATACTAAAACTAAAAGCATATAAATACAAAACCACAATCTATCATAGTGTAAATGGTAGTCCAAGCCAGATGATTACTCCATAG
- the yajC gene encoding preprotein translocase subunit YajC: MAENSMLTSLLPLVVLFAIFYFLVIRPQQKQQREHKNMLANLQKGDKIITNGGLVCEVVKPDDDFIKVKLNDDVIVRIDRNFVAKKLDKIESSDEK; this comes from the coding sequence ATGGCAGAAAATTCAATGCTAACTTCATTATTACCTCTTGTTGTATTGTTCGCAATATTCTATTTTTTGGTTATTAGACCACAGCAAAAGCAGCAGCGTGAGCATAAAAATATGCTAGCAAATCTCCAAAAAGGTGATAAAATCATCACAAATGGAGGCTTAGTATGCGAAGTGGTAAAACCAGACGATGATTTTATCAAAGTTAAGCTTAATGATGATGTAATTGTCCGCATTGATAGAAATTTTGTCGCCAAAAAATTGGACAAAATAGAGTCAAGTGATGAGAAGTAG
- the secD gene encoding protein translocase subunit SecD — MMRSRVTYRLIVFILALVFGIFFSIPSFTDSQNGKKVSLGLDLQGGLYMLLSVQTDAALISKIKSIASAIKYDTDKNDILVDRLKVDESGISIALLDSDDIKKLDGILSKISGIEIQKDELNYRILLTPQEKIDTAKYAVDQAVETIRNRLDQFGLAEPTVIKQGEDKILVELPGIKNAADEQRAMDLIAKSAHLQLMAVDEKRQDMAQTMNEDEAAAYGDLLLSDARNPRYKYLVNEIPILDGSMLVDAKVAFDNQTNMPIINFTLNAQGAKIFGDFTGANVGKRLAIVLDNRVYSAPSINERIGGGSGQISGGFSVEEARDVAIALRSGALIAPVNLEEKRSIGPSLGQQSIDQSMVALSVGAILVLIFMVMVYGLAGVLANIALVVNIVLLIAVMALFGATLTLPGMAGILLTIGMAVDANVIINERIRELLKEGHNIHTCIQKGYQNAMSAIVDSNLTTLITSAALYAYGTGPVKGFAVTMSIGIVASMLTAILGTHGMFEFLSRKIEKGSSVLWFGYRIKRG; from the coding sequence GTGATGAGAAGTAGGGTAACTTATAGGCTTATAGTTTTTATCCTTGCTTTAGTGTTTGGTATATTTTTTTCTATACCAAGCTTTACTGATAGTCAAAATGGTAAAAAGGTAAGCCTAGGGCTTGATTTACAAGGTGGTTTATATATGCTATTAAGCGTCCAAACAGACGCAGCCTTAATATCTAAAATCAAATCAATAGCTTCAGCTATCAAATATGATACTGATAAAAATGATATCTTAGTAGATAGATTAAAAGTCGATGAGAGCGGGATTAGTATAGCTCTTTTAGATAGTGATGATATCAAGAAATTAGATGGAATTTTATCTAAAATCAGTGGTATTGAAATTCAAAAAGATGAGCTAAATTACAGAATTTTACTCACCCCGCAAGAGAAGATCGACACAGCCAAATACGCAGTAGATCAAGCAGTAGAGACTATCAGAAATCGCTTAGATCAGTTTGGCTTGGCTGAGCCTACGGTGATTAAGCAAGGTGAGGATAAAATTTTAGTTGAACTTCCTGGTATTAAAAATGCAGCCGATGAGCAAAGAGCTATGGATTTGATAGCCAAATCAGCGCATTTACAGCTCATGGCAGTGGATGAAAAACGCCAAGATATGGCTCAAACTATGAACGAAGATGAGGCTGCAGCTTATGGAGATCTATTATTAAGCGATGCTAGAAATCCAAGATATAAGTATTTAGTTAATGAAATTCCCATCTTAGATGGTAGTATGCTAGTAGATGCTAAGGTGGCATTTGATAATCAAACAAATATGCCAATTATAAATTTTACTCTAAATGCTCAAGGTGCTAAGATATTTGGGGATTTTACTGGGGCAAATGTAGGTAAAAGACTTGCTATAGTATTAGATAATAGAGTATATTCAGCTCCATCTATTAATGAGAGAATCGGCGGTGGAAGCGGTCAGATAAGTGGTGGATTTAGTGTAGAAGAGGCTAGAGATGTGGCTATAGCTTTAAGAAGCGGGGCATTAATAGCTCCTGTGAATTTAGAAGAGAAAAGAAGCATAGGCCCAAGCCTAGGCCAGCAAAGTATCGATCAAAGTATGGTGGCTCTATCTGTGGGTGCTATTTTGGTTTTGATATTTATGGTTATGGTGTATGGTCTAGCTGGAGTTTTGGCTAATATCGCTTTGGTTGTTAATATAGTGCTACTTATAGCGGTTATGGCTCTATTTGGTGCGACGCTTACACTTCCTGGTATGGCTGGTATTTTGCTTACTATCGGTATGGCCGTGGATGCCAATGTGATTATAAATGAGCGTATTAGAGAGCTTTTAAAAGAGGGTCACAATATCCACACTTGTATCCAAAAGGGCTATCAAAACGCTATGAGCGCTATCGTGGATTCGAATTTAACCACGCTTATAACTTCAGCTGCTCTGTATGCTTATGGCACTGGGCCTGTAAAGGGCTTTGCTGTAACTATGAGTATAGGTATTGTAGCCTCTATGCTTACGGCGATTTTAGGTACCCATGGGATGTTTGAGTTTTTAAGTCGCAAGATAGAAAAGGGTAGTAGCGTGCTGTGGTTTGGTTATAGAATTAAAAGGGGCTAA
- the secF gene encoding protein translocase subunit SecF, translated as MQIFDKGKIYNFMSIRWVMFALSGVLFFGSIALLFTKGLNYGIDFAGGTLIQVKYHDKDAPIDLIRQKFASNEILKNATITEFGSASEITIRYTTTSDSLGNNPGDFVADMLKGSGEFEIRRVDVVGPKIGSELRQKGIMAIAVSLILILVYIGIRFEWRFALAAIFSEIHDVVIVLGAISLLSIDVNLDTLAAVLTVLGYSLNDTIIIFDRIRERVRESKFIELFGVINESVSLTLSRTLMTSVTTLLAVITLFFYGGDMIHGFSTIMIIGILIGTLSSVFIAAPMLSWFRFSVEGYRALIAAKELRKKEKEKIRAMYEKGRL; from the coding sequence ATGCAGATATTTGATAAGGGTAAAATATATAATTTTATGAGCATTAGATGGGTGATGTTTGCTCTTAGTGGTGTGCTGTTTTTTGGCTCTATTGCGCTTTTATTTACCAAGGGGTTAAATTATGGGATTGACTTTGCTGGTGGGACGCTAATTCAGGTTAAATATCATGATAAGGATGCGCCAATAGATTTGATTAGGCAGAAATTTGCTAGTAATGAAATTTTGAAAAATGCTACTATCACAGAGTTTGGTTCAGCTAGCGAAATCACCATTAGATATACCACAACTAGTGATAGTTTGGGCAATAATCCTGGGGATTTTGTGGCTGATATGCTTAAAGGTAGTGGGGAATTTGAGATTCGCCGAGTTGATGTAGTAGGGCCAAAAATCGGTAGTGAATTAAGGCAAAAAGGTATAATGGCTATTGCGGTTTCGCTTATTTTGATACTTGTTTATATTGGTATTAGGTTTGAGTGGAGATTTGCACTAGCAGCCATATTTAGCGAAATTCACGATGTAGTTATCGTGCTTGGGGCTATTAGTTTGCTTAGTATTGATGTGAATTTAGATACCTTAGCGGCGGTTTTAACTGTTTTAGGATATTCGCTAAATGATACTATTATTATATTTGATAGGATTAGAGAGAGGGTTAGAGAGAGTAAATTTATAGAGTTATTTGGGGTGATTAATGAGTCTGTATCGCTTACTCTTTCTAGGACTTTGATGACCTCTGTGACTACGCTTTTAGCCGTGATTACGCTATTTTTCTATGGTGGAGATATGATACATGGATTTTCTACTATTATGATAATTGGAATTTTAATCGGCACTCTAAGCTCGGTTTTTATAGCAGCACCTATGCTAAGTTGGTTTAGATTTAGTGTTGAGGGTTATAGAGCGTTGATTGCTGCTAAGGAGCTAAGAAAAAAAGAGAAAGAGAAAATTCGCGCTATGTATGAAAAAGGTAGATTATAA
- a CDS encoding DUF6394 family protein, with translation MDWGKVIFTFFALMSLTTTAGFLFEDSAVALFIAASINLISTLLKVGVRNLLAAELFASSLVADLHLIPAFVLLITGYSQSMVYTLVIGAILANIFSIILILIEAYKTRDEF, from the coding sequence ATGGATTGGGGTAAGGTTATATTTACATTTTTTGCGCTTATGAGCTTGACTACTACGGCTGGGTTTTTATTTGAAGATAGTGCTGTGGCTCTGTTTATCGCTGCTAGTATAAATTTGATCTCAACTCTATTAAAAGTAGGAGTGAGAAATTTGCTCGCAGCGGAGCTTTTTGCTAGTTCATTGGTGGCTGATTTACACCTAATTCCTGCTTTTGTATTGCTAATAACTGGCTATAGCCAAAGTATGGTATATACGCTAGTTATAGGTGCGATTTTGGCAAATATATTTTCTATTATTTTGATATTGATAGAAGCGTATAAAACTAGAGATGAATTTTAA